CCGCGTTCTTCAGAAGAGCCTTGGAGGGGATGCAGCCGACGTTGAGGCACACACCACCCCAGTACTTCTCTTCGATGATGGCGGTGGACAGACCGAGCTGCGCGCTGCGAACCGCAGCGACGTATCCGCCGGGACCTGCACCGAGGATGACGACATCGTAGTGTGGCATGCCTTAAGCCTATCGCTCCGAGGGGTCGTCGGAATCGGTCTCGGCGGCGCCGCGGCGTCCGCGGATCGTGAGCCAGACGACGATGGCGATGACGGCCAGGACGGCGGCGATCGAGATCGCCCAGATCCAGACCGAGGCGGATGCCGATTCGTCGGCCCGCGGTGCCTGGGTGATTCCGGAGTCAGGGGCGGCAGTGGCCGCGGCGGTGGGCTCCGCGGTGTCGGGCGCCGGCGTCGGTGCGGCGGTGGCCACAGCCTCTGTGGCCGTGCTGACGGCGAAGTCGAACTCCCCGGAGGTGGGGTGGCCGTCGCTCGAGACGACCTTCCAGATGACGTGGTACTCGCCGGCGGGTCCCTGCCCGGTGAGCGGCTGTGTCACGATCGCGCCGTCCACGGTGGCCGCGCCGTCGGTGACAGAAGCGCCTGAGGTGTCGGTCACGACCACCTCGGTGGCCCCGTCGCCGTCGATGATCTTCGCGCTGAAGGTCAGAGTGAGCTCGGTGGGGAGCGTCTCGACGGTGCCGTCCGCCTCGGGGGAGGAGGCGAGCAGGCTGTCGTGCGCTGACGCCGACAAGGGCGCCAACAGCACGAGGAAGGCGGTGAGGAGCGCCGCCGCGAGGGCGATCGGGGTCACGGGAAGACGACGGGCTGTGGTTTTCACGTGACCAGCCTATGAACCCCCGGTATGCGATGGCTGAGTGCCGATCCGGCTCACGCTGTCCGCCCCGCATCAGTTAGTCTGGAGGACTAGGAGGGCATAGTGACAGACAGCGAAAGCCGATCGGGCGGAGACGCCGCGATCCATCGTCCCGGCGAGCAGAGGCACGACGTGACGCAGACGTTCGGGCATGACTCGGACCTTTCCTTCGTGCCTTTCGGCGTGGAGCTGACAGATGTGGAGCAGAGCGCGATCGCTGCTCTCCCCTCGGGGTCGGCACTGCTGCTCGTGCGGTCGGGTGCCCTTGCAGGTGCCCGCTACCTGCTCGACACCGATGTGACGACCATCGGACGGCACCCGGAGGCGGACATCTTCTTCGATGACGTGACGGTCTCACGGCGTCACGCCGAGGTCACCCGCAACGGATCGACGTTCGAGATCATCGATCAGCGCTCCCTCAACGGAACCTACGTGAACGGCGAGCGCGTCGACCGCAGCGCGCTGGTCGACGGCACCGAGCTCCGCGTCGGCAAGTTCCGACTGAACTTCTTCGCCTCTCCGGTCGATCGCGTCGCGGCGACCGACTGATGGCGGCTTCCCCCGCCCGCGAACGCTCGGCGTCCGCGGGTCTTCTGAGCATCGGTCAGGTCCTCGCGCGACTCACGCCCGAGTTCCCGGAGCTCACCTCCAGCAAGCTCCGCTTCCTCGAGGTCCAGGGGATCGTCACTCCGTCTCGCACCGAGTCGGGCTACCGCAAGTTCTCGCAGGCCGACATCGAGCGACTGCGGCTCGGGCTCACGCTCCAGCGCGACCACTACCTGCCTCTGAGCGTCATCCGCGAGCAGCTGGACGAGGCCGAGGCCAACGGCGACTCCGCGACCCTCGCGCCGCCGCCCTCGATCACGCCGACCCCGCGTCGGTACCGCCGGGAGGAGCTCCTCTCCGCAGCAGGCGCCGGACCCCAGCTGCTCAACGACGCGATCAGCACCGGAGTCATCGTGGCTCAGGAGAGCTACTCCGAGGGCACCGTCGCGCTGCTGCGCGGTCTTGTCGCCCTCGACCGGCACGGAATCGAACCTCGACACCTGCGCTCGCTGCGTCAGGGTGCCGAGCGCGAGGTCGCGCTCATCGAATCCGCCATGTCGTCGCTGCTGCGCAGGACGGACACCGCATCGCGGGCGAAAGCCAGTGAGATGGCCCCGACCCTCGCCGCGAAGATCGACGAGGTGCGCTCGCTCTTCGTCAAGGACGCGCTGACCAGGTTGCTTTCGTAACGAACTGATTGCGACACACCTTCGGTGTCGCACGGATGTCATTGCCGGTGCCCGAGGGCTGCTCTAGCGTGGAGGTAACAGCTCCAGGGAGGAATTCAGATGAATGCGGATGAGCGTGCAGGCGACCCGCGGTTCGTGACCGAACTCCTCTTCACCGACGGTCTGCCCGCGATGGACGACGAGGTCGGCTACCGCGGCGCTGTCGCAGCGCGTGCCGCAGGCATCACGTACCGCCAGCTCGACTACTGGGCTCGTACCGAGCTCGTCGAGCCCACGGTGCGCGGCGCGAGCGGCTCAGGGTCACAGCGGCTCTACGGCTTCCGCGACATCCTCGTGCTGAAGCTCGTCAAGAGCTTGCTCGACACCGGGATCTCCCTGCAGCAGATCCGCACGGCAGTCGACGAACTGCGCCGCGCCGGCATCCGCGATCTTGCCGGGACGACCCTGATGAGCGACGGAGCCTCGGTCTATCTCTGCACCTCGAACGACGAGGTCATCGACCTGGTCAGCCGTGGTCAGGGTGTGTT
This genomic interval from Microbacterium hydrocarbonoxydans contains the following:
- a CDS encoding FHA domain-containing protein, with product MTDSESRSGGDAAIHRPGEQRHDVTQTFGHDSDLSFVPFGVELTDVEQSAIAALPSGSALLLVRSGALAGARYLLDTDVTTIGRHPEADIFFDDVTVSRRHAEVTRNGSTFEIIDQRSLNGTYVNGERVDRSALVDGTELRVGKFRLNFFASPVDRVAATD
- a CDS encoding copper resistance CopC family protein — its product is MKTTARRLPVTPIALAAALLTAFLVLLAPLSASAHDSLLASSPEADGTVETLPTELTLTFSAKIIDGDGATEVVVTDTSGASVTDGAATVDGAIVTQPLTGQGPAGEYHVIWKVVSSDGHPTSGEFDFAVSTATEAVATAAPTPAPDTAEPTAAATAAPDSGITQAPRADESASASVWIWAISIAAVLAVIAIVVWLTIRGRRGAAETDSDDPSER
- a CDS encoding MerR family transcriptional regulator, with product MAASPARERSASAGLLSIGQVLARLTPEFPELTSSKLRFLEVQGIVTPSRTESGYRKFSQADIERLRLGLTLQRDHYLPLSVIREQLDEAEANGDSATLAPPPSITPTPRRYRREELLSAAGAGPQLLNDAISTGVIVAQESYSEGTVALLRGLVALDRHGIEPRHLRSLRQGAEREVALIESAMSSLLRRTDTASRAKASEMAPTLAAKIDEVRSLFVKDALTRLLS
- a CDS encoding MerR family transcriptional regulator, with translation MNADERAGDPRFVTELLFTDGLPAMDDEVGYRGAVAARAAGITYRQLDYWARTELVEPTVRGASGSGSQRLYGFRDILVLKLVKSLLDTGISLQQIRTAVDELRRAGIRDLAGTTLMSDGASVYLCTSNDEVIDLVSRGQGVFGIAVGKVLREVESTLVEFDATAPDPVDELSARRSKRSA